GGGTCCGGTGACGCGCAGGTCGAGGGCGCCGGCGAGGGCGTCGGAGACGCCCGGGTCAGCCGTGTCCGCGTTGGTGTGCGCGACGTGCAGTGCGATGCCGTGGCTGATGAGGCCGTGCACGACCCGGCCCTTGAAGGTGGTGGCCGCCACCGTCGTCGTACCGCGCAGATAGAGCGGGTGGTGGGTGACGATCAGCTGGGCGCCGAGGGTCACGGCCTCGTCGGCGACGTCCTGGACGGGGTCCACCGCGAACAGGACCCGGTCGACGCGCGCGTCGGGGTCGCCGCAGACGGTGCCGACCGCGTCCCATCCTTCGGCCCGCTCGGGGGGCCAGAGGGCGTCGAGCTCGGCGATGACTTCAGACAGACGGGGCACGGAGGAAAGGCTACCTTCCGTCCGTGCCCCGTCGGCCCTGGCTGCCTGGACCCGTACGGGCCGACCGGCAGCCGGTCACGAATCGTTACTTCACGAGGTCGGCACGGAGGTCGTCGAGGACCAGGTCGGCCGAGGTGACGCCGAGGCCGAGGTACCAGGTCTCGTCGGAGACGTCCTTGGCCCGGCCTTCCTTGACCGCCTTCAGGTTCTTCCACAGCGGGTTGGCCTGCGCGGTGTCGCGCTTGGTGGCCTTCACGTCGCCGTAGACGCCGGTGAAGATCCAGTCGGCGTCGGCCTCGTCGATCTTCTCCGGGCTGATCTCCGCGGCGAGGTCGTTGATCTGCTGGTTCTTGGGCCGGGGCAGACCGGCGTCCTCGAGGATCGTGCCGATGAAGGACGCCTTGGCGTAGAGACGGATCTTGTCCGGCAGGTAGCGGACCATGGAGATGGTCGGCTTGTTCGGGCCGATGTCCTCGCCGAGCTTCTTCGCCTTCGCCTCGTAGGCCGCCAGCTCCGTCTTCGCCTTGGCAGTCTTGTCCAGCGCCGCCGCGTTGAGGAGGTAGTTCTCCTTCCAGGTGAAGCCCGGACGGATGGAGAACACGGTCGGCGCGATCTTGGAGAGCTCGTCGTACTTGTCCGCGGCGCGCAGCTGGCTGCCGAGGATCAGGTCCGGCTTGAGGCCCGCGATCGCTTCGAGGTTGAGGTTGTTGATCGTGCCGACGTTCTTCGGGCTGCCCGCGTCCTTCTCCAGGTACGACGGGATGGCCGCGTCGCCTTCGGAGGGAGCGAAGCCGACGGGCTTCACACCCAGCGACACCACGTTGTCGAACTCGCCGACGTCCAGGACGACGACCCGCTTGGGGGCGGCCTTGAGCTCGGTCTTGCCCATCGCGTGCGTGAGGGTGCGGGGGAAGGTCCCGGCCTTCGCATCGGTGCCGTACTCCGCCGTCTTCTTCGCCGCGTCCCCGAAGTCCTCGCCGCCGGTGGCCACGGCGGCCTTCTTGTCGGCCCCCGCCTCGGCGCCGGCCGAGTCCGTGGACTTGGCGTCGCCGCTTCCGCAGGCGGAGAGGGAAAGGGCGGCAGCCACTGCCAGGCCGACTGCGGCGGTGCCGCGGCGTCGAAGGGACATCACTTGCTCCAGTTGTGGGTCACACAGGCACTTCTTAGGAATGCCTTACCTTATCCACGCCCCTCACCCCCCAGCACAACCGCCCCCCTGCGCTCAGGCGATTACGGACACCGCCACCCTTATGTGTGAAGCGGGATCCTTGGTGTTGTTCGGCAGGAAGTGCGAAAACTAGCTTCGGTGGCCGGAGGTGATGACTTCATGACTGCCTGTGCCATCGAGGGTGAGACCGCCGGGGCCACCGACACGGTGGAGCCCCCGCCCGAGGAACCGGGCGAGCCCGGAGAGCCGGAAGCCGCTGCTGCGGGTGACGGCGCGGCCGGCGAGGGCCTGCCCGGTGAAGCCGCGCCGGCCGTTCCGTATGCGCAGCCCCCGTTCACGATCACCGCGAACGGTGCGTACGCGGCCCGGCTCACGGCCGCCCCGGGAGCGCCCGGTGCGGAGCGGGCGTGGTTCGCGGAGCGCTGGACGCTGGACGGACCCGAGCCGTACGCAGTGCCCCTCCCCCTGGACCAGCCCGAGGAACGGGACTCCGACGTCGTGCCGCTCGCCGACGGCCGGGTCCTCATCCGGAGGCTGGTGGACGGGCGCCACGCCTTCTCGCTGCTCTACCCCACGGGGCCCGGAACGGGCGAACTGCCGCTGGGCGCCGTCGAATGCACCGGCCTGACGCTGCTTCCGCCGTCACCGGACGGCGCGAGCGTGTTCGCCCTGGTCCCCGGTGAGCGCTCCACCGCCGTCTGGCTGGTGGCGGGCGGCGCCTTCGGCCCCGAACACGTCGCCGATGTGCCGGGGCACTGTTCCGGCGGGGTGTGGCTGGACCGGGCGGGACGGCTGCTGGCGCTGGACCGGCAACTGCCGGGCGGTGGCCCGGTGAAGGCCGTCGCCGTCGATCTGGAACGCGGCGGCGAGGTGACGCCGCTGCTCCAGATCGCGCCGGGGAGCGACGACCGGCTGCTGCTGGCCGACGCGGACAGCGGGCTGCTGCTGATCCGCTCCGACGCGCCGGGCCACGACCGGCTCGGCTGGGGCGTGCTCGGCAGCACTCTGCCGGTGCGCTTCCCGGAGTGCCTGCGTCCGGCCGATGTCGCGGTGACGCCCTTCGCCGTACAGCCGGGGCAGATGCTGATGCCGGAGAGCTGTGCGGTGGCCCTGCGGATCGACGGGGCGGCGGGCAGCTGGGTGGGGGTGTGGCGTCCGGCGGGCCGGCGGCTGCA
The Streptomyces sp. NBC_00234 DNA segment above includes these coding regions:
- a CDS encoding ABC transporter substrate-binding protein; this translates as MSLRRRGTAAVGLAVAAALSLSACGSGDAKSTDSAGAEAGADKKAAVATGGEDFGDAAKKTAEYGTDAKAGTFPRTLTHAMGKTELKAAPKRVVVLDVGEFDNVVSLGVKPVGFAPSEGDAAIPSYLEKDAGSPKNVGTINNLNLEAIAGLKPDLILGSQLRAADKYDELSKIAPTVFSIRPGFTWKENYLLNAAALDKTAKAKTELAAYEAKAKKLGEDIGPNKPTISMVRYLPDKIRLYAKASFIGTILEDAGLPRPKNQQINDLAAEISPEKIDEADADWIFTGVYGDVKATKRDTAQANPLWKNLKAVKEGRAKDVSDETWYLGLGVTSADLVLDDLRADLVK